The Coregonus clupeaformis isolate EN_2021a chromosome 6, ASM2061545v1, whole genome shotgun sequence genome has a segment encoding these proteins:
- the LOC121567587 gene encoding SLIT and NTRK-like protein 3 codes for MLWVTLLSTIALGWTTPIPLLEDSEEIDEPCFEPCYCQVKEGIFHVHCDSKGFTNVSQISQTWTRPFKLNLQRNSMRKLYFNSFLHLNNAVSINLGNNALQDIHAGAFNGLGILKRLFLHENKLEVFRNDTFLGLESLEYLQADYNVIKRIESGAFRHLHKLRVLILNDNLIPVLPSYLFRSVSLTHLDLRGNRLKTLPYKGMLEYVGRSLMEIQLEENPWICECDIVQLKTWLERVPYTALVGEITCEYPFHLHGKDLREIKRSELCPLLSDVEIEAKLGIPRSPFNNENMWPTKPSSMLSSFHNTASSVEYKERHVKPTKRPRPTKNPPTPRSLYPGLNQPPIAGYQTRPPIPIICPSGCSCNLHINDLGLTVNCKEKGVHNISELLPRPLNAKKLYLSGNLIQKIYRSDFWNFSSLDLLHLGNNRISYVQEGAFINLPNLKSLYLNGNDIERLTPGMFRGLQTLSYLYFEYNVIREIQPASFSLMPSLQLVFLNDNLLRTLPTDAFAGTSLARLNLRNNYFLYLPVRGVLEHLHSIVQVDLHQNPWDCSCDIIPLKTWMEKLSSVIMVSDVICKTPDFAFGKDLRSLDAEVICPELKYSSGPSPALIPSDDMITGSSGLVEAGGRGPVPLSVLILSLLVLFISAVFVAAGLFAFVLRRRKKLPFRKRSEVDLTGIQMQCRIFEDPPRQTSSGSMGSLEKPTSGHTHTHNHGHVYDYIPHPVTQMCNNPIYKPREGEVGEGEGGQFAETKENHSNYRTLLEKEREWTLALSNSQLNTIVTVNHNTGDISSFHENSGLCPTVIDSQRPTPTVGFVDCLYGTVPKLKDMHVAHAHPPGMQYPDLQQDACLKETLLFTAGKGCFPDPSQSDYLELRAKLQTKPDYLEVLEKSYRF; via the coding sequence ATGCTGTGGGTTACCTTGCTGAGCACCATAGCCTTAGGATGGACAACCCCGATCCCACTGCTGGAGGACTCGGAGGAGATCGACGAGCCCTGCTTTGAGCCCTGCTACTGCCAAGTCAAAGAGGGCATCTTTCACGTCCACTGCGACAGCAAAGGATTTACAAACGTCAGTCAGATCTCCCAGACATGGACGCGGCCCTTCAAACTCAACCTGCAAAGGAACTCTATGAGGAAGCTGTACTTCAACAGTTTTCTTCACCTCAACAATGCTGTGTCCATTAATCTGGGGAATAATGCACTACAGGACATCCACGCTGGAGCGTTTAACGGATTGGGAATTCTGAAACGGCTGTTCCTGCATGAGAACAAACTAGAGGTTTTCCGGAATGACACCTTCCTGGGTCTGGAAAGCTTGGAATACCTGCAGGCGGACTATAACGTCATCAAGAGAATAGAGAGCGGAGCCTTCAGGCACCTCCACAAACTAAGAGTGCTCATCCTAAATGACAATCTGATACCAGTCCTGCCCAGCTACCTTTTCAGGTCGGTGTCACTAACACACCTGGACCTGAGGGGAAACCGGTTAAAGACTTTACCATATAAGGGCATGTTGGAATATGTGGGGCGGAGCCTGATGGAGATACAGCTTGAGGAGAATCCATGGATCTGTGAATGCGATATAGTTCAGCTAAAAACATGGTTAGAACGTGTTCCCTACACCGCACTGGTCGGAGAGATCACCTGTGAGTACCCCTTCCACTTGCACGGGAAAGATTTACGTGAGATAAAACGCAGTGAGCTCTGTCCGTTACTTTCAGATGTGGAAATTGAGGCCAAACTGGGAATCCCCCGGTCTCCGTTCAACAACGAGAACATGTGGCCAACGAAACCGTCCTCCATGCTGTCGTCGTTCCACAACACAGCGTCGTCTGTGGAGTACAAAGAGAGACATGTCAAACCCACCAAACGGCCCAGGCCCACCAAAAACCCTCCAACCCCTCGTAGTCTCTACCCCGGCCTGAACCAGCCCCCCATAGCTGGCTACCAGACCCGTCCCCCCATCCCTATCATCTGTCCCTCTGGATGTTCCTGCAACCTCCATATCAACGACCTGGGGCTAACGGTCAACTGTAAAGAGAAGGGTGTTCATAATATCTCAGAGCTACTGCCCAGGCCCCTCAATGCCAAGAAACTTTATCTGAGCGGAAATCTGATACAGAAAATCTACCGGTCTGATTTCTGGAACTTTTCCAGTTTGGATTTACTACACTTGGGGAATAACCGGATATCGTACGTCCAGGAAGGGGCATTTATCAACCTTCCCAACCTGAAGAGTTTGTATCTGAATGGGAACGACATTGAGAGGCTAACTCCCGGTATGTTCCGGGGCTTACAGACGTTGAGTTATCTTTATTTTGAGTATAACGTGATTCGTGAGATCCAGCCGGCGTCATTCTCTCTCATGCCCAGCCTTCAGCTTGTTTTCCTCAACGACAACCTCCTCCGCACTCTCCCGACCGACGCCTTTGCAGGCACCAGCCTAGCGCGACTCAACCTCCGAAATAACTACTTCCTGTACCTGCCTGTGCGTGGCGTTCTAGAACACCTGCATTCCATTGTCCAGGTGGACCTTCATCAGAACCCCTGGGATTGCTCCTGTGACATCATCCCCCTCAAAACCTGGATGGAGAAGCTTTCCTCTGTCATCATGGTTAGTGATGTCATCTGTAAGACCCCTGATTTTGCCTTTGGGAAGGATCTGAGGTCGCTGGATGCTGAAGTCATCTGTCCAGAGCTGAAGTACTCGTCCGGACCCTCTCCAGCTCTCATCCCCTCTGATGACATGATCACCGGTAGCTCTGGTctggtggaggctggtgggagggggCCGGTGCCTCTATCAGTCCTCATCCTCAGTCTTCTCGTTCTGTTCATCTCAGCGGTTTTCGTGGCGGCGGGCCTCTTCGCCTTCGTCCTGCGGAGACGGAAGAAGCTGCCCTTCCGTAAACGCTCTGAGGTGGATCTGACGGGAATCCAGATGCAGTGCAGGATATTCGAGGATCCACCGAGACAGACCAGCAGTGGAAGCATGGGCTCACTGGAAAAGCCAACCAGcggacacacacatacccacaatCACGGTCATGTCTATGATTACATTCCTCACCCTGTGACGCAGATGTGCAACAACCCCATTTACAAGCCCcgggagggagaggtaggggagggtGAGGGGGGACAGTTTGCAGAAACAAAAGAGAACCACAGTAATTACCGAACCCTcttagagaaggagagggagtggACCCTAGCCTTGTCTAACTCACAGCTCAACACTATTGTCACGGTAAACCACAATACAGGGGATATATCGAGTTTTCACGAGAACAGCGGGCTGTGTCCCACCGTGATTGACAGCCAGAGACCCACGCCGACTGTCGGCTTCGTAGACTGTCTGTATGGAACGGTGCCGAAACTAAAGGACATGCACGTAGCACATGCACACCCGCCCGGTATGCAATACCCGGACTTACAACAGGACGCATGTCTCAAGGAGACTTTGCTGTTCACAGCAGGGAAAGGCTGCTTCCCTGACCCCTCCCAAAGCGATTACCTCGAGTTAAGGGCCAAACTCCAAACCAAGCCGGATTACCTCGAAGTACTGGAGAAATCATATCGGTTCTAA